A section of the Petrimonas sulfuriphila genome encodes:
- a CDS encoding SPOR domain-containing protein, with product MNQLISHIEYLLHTHNCVIVPSLGGFVVNTAPAHRNGLSVFNPPECELVFNRELSHNDGLLVESYMRIDGISFENATQKINDSVRQIKNQLRSEKSVDLGDLGSFRMVDDQRFVYQSKNFVRPEHFGLSSASLKPVIQLQPAAQLVEIPESSKKSIVRKAGIGAAAAAVIAAIMLLFPIQDSTLRHQTAQFFSLGSVPSVAAGVVSGETPELSENITTTQPEVEATLSSEGPKFYIVTGVYQVRNVADDMIALLHSEGFSAASVIDRPNRIDVYALSFSTREEAEQNLKQLKKDFPNHRDAWVLKR from the coding sequence ATGAACCAGCTGATTTCCCATATAGAATATCTTTTACATACACACAATTGTGTAATTGTTCCTTCACTGGGAGGATTTGTTGTGAATACGGCTCCTGCCCACAGAAACGGACTCTCGGTTTTCAATCCACCGGAGTGTGAACTGGTATTTAATCGAGAACTCTCCCACAACGACGGATTATTGGTGGAGTCTTACATGCGTATTGACGGCATTTCTTTTGAAAACGCCACACAAAAAATCAATGACTCCGTGCGACAGATTAAAAACCAGTTACGTTCTGAGAAATCTGTCGATCTGGGCGATCTGGGAAGTTTCCGGATGGTGGATGATCAGCGGTTTGTTTATCAGTCAAAAAATTTTGTGCGACCCGAACACTTTGGGCTTTCCAGTGCTTCCTTGAAACCCGTAATTCAGCTGCAGCCGGCTGCACAGTTAGTCGAAATACCGGAAAGCAGCAAGAAATCCATTGTAAGGAAAGCAGGCATTGGTGCAGCTGCAGCAGCGGTTATTGCCGCTATAATGCTTCTTTTCCCCATTCAGGACAGTACTCTTCGCCATCAAACGGCTCAATTCTTCTCCCTCGGTTCAGTTCCATCCGTTGCGGCTGGAGTTGTTTCCGGGGAAACGCCGGAGCTTAGTGAAAACATTACCACAACCCAACCCGAAGTAGAAGCTACGCTGTCATCGGAAGGCCCCAAGTTTTACATCGTGACCGGTGTTTATCAGGTTCGCAATGTAGCCGATGACATGATTGCCCTGTTGCATTCCGAAGGATTTTCAGCTGCTTCCGTTATCGATCGCCCCAATCGTATCGATGTTTACGCCTTGTCTTTCTCTACACGCGAGGAAGCTGAACAAAACCTGAAACAGCTCAAAAAGGATTTTCCCAATCACCGGGATGCCTGGGTATTGAAAAGGTGA
- a CDS encoding DUF4286 family protein yields MIIYNTTFSVPTELQNKFLDFIRNEYIPLSTQNHVMKEPRLTRVFSKDDNGDASYALEFKSDTIEALEEWNKTVGRKLYFLITTRFGQNIQGFATLLQPIDL; encoded by the coding sequence ATGATTATTTATAACACTACTTTTAGCGTTCCGACAGAATTACAGAACAAGTTTCTGGATTTTATCCGTAACGAGTACATCCCCTTATCCACCCAAAACCATGTCATGAAAGAGCCAAGGCTCACACGTGTTTTTTCTAAAGACGACAACGGGGATGCCTCCTATGCCCTGGAGTTTAAATCCGATACAATTGAAGCCCTGGAGGAATGGAACAAAACTGTGGGAAGAAAGCTCTATTTTTTAATAACAACAAGATTTGGACAAAACATTCAGGGATTTGCAACACTTTTGCAACCCATTGATCTATGA
- a CDS encoding glycerophosphodiester phosphodiesterase gives MIMNADGRVKRMGFSFRVKLAILIILCCFFNSYAQVINVNIHAHRGGMLEYEENTINALKETYERGIRGYEIDIRQTKDGKLVLLHDASLLRSVGIDRPIEYLTLNEIRKLRTKQGNTIPTLEEVLDFFNDKEEVYVEFEMKTNNPMYDEATLKRYCDQLCDKIYAAKPPTSTYVLTSFDKRPLKYLKENRPKTELMLIKSEGLSENLLQEANELGIKRVACRIDGTTRGMVQHAKEEGFTVCLWPGTSVEDFLLGVALGGDHLCTDVPLAISKWVKANVSWIKLK, from the coding sequence ATGATCATGAATGCAGATGGCCGTGTAAAAAGAATGGGTTTTTCATTCAGAGTGAAATTAGCGATTCTAATAATTCTGTGTTGTTTTTTCAACAGTTATGCACAAGTAATAAATGTCAATATCCACGCTCATCGTGGTGGAATGCTTGAATACGAAGAAAATACGATCAATGCTCTGAAAGAAACCTATGAGCGGGGTATTCGCGGATACGAAATTGATATACGGCAAACGAAGGACGGTAAGTTAGTCCTTTTACATGACGCATCTTTGCTCCGGTCGGTCGGCATTGATCGTCCCATTGAATATTTAACATTAAATGAGATCAGAAAATTAAGGACGAAACAGGGAAATACAATTCCGACATTGGAAGAGGTTCTTGATTTTTTCAACGATAAAGAGGAGGTATATGTGGAATTCGAAATGAAAACAAATAACCCCATGTATGATGAAGCCACTTTAAAGCGCTATTGCGACCAGCTTTGTGATAAAATATATGCAGCGAAACCGCCAACATCCACATATGTATTGACATCCTTTGACAAAAGACCACTGAAGTATTTAAAAGAAAATCGTCCGAAAACAGAATTAATGTTAATAAAATCGGAAGGATTGAGTGAAAATCTGCTGCAGGAGGCCAACGAACTTGGAATTAAAAGAGTCGCGTGCAGAATTGATGGAACCACACGCGGGATGGTTCAGCATGCGAAAGAAGAAGGATTTACGGTTTGTCTATGGCCCGGCACGTCTGTAGAGGATTTTTTACTAGGGGTTGCCTTAGGAGGTGATCATTTGTGTACGGATGTTCCTTTGGCAATTTCGAAATGGGTAAAAGCAAATGTTTCTTGGATTAAGTTAAAGTGA
- the ruvC gene encoding crossover junction endodeoxyribonuclease RuvC has protein sequence MIQQPPIKERIILGIDPGTQVMGYGILKVLGNKPALEAMGVMQLDKYENHYLRLAKIYSRVVSLIEEYLPDEMAIEAPFYGKNVQSMLKLGRAQGVAMAAAIARDVPIFEYAPLKIKMSITGNGRAAKEQVAYMLQKILQIPDANMLPQLDATDGLAAAMCHYYQSLGVQSDGLKYKNWKDFAERNQTKIRK, from the coding sequence ATGATACAACAACCGCCTATAAAAGAACGAATTATTCTGGGTATCGACCCGGGGACACAAGTTATGGGATACGGAATTCTCAAGGTCCTCGGGAACAAGCCGGCACTTGAAGCAATGGGTGTTATGCAGCTCGACAAATATGAAAACCATTACCTTCGTCTGGCAAAAATTTATTCACGGGTTGTCAGCTTGATCGAAGAATATTTACCCGATGAGATGGCTATTGAAGCACCTTTTTACGGTAAAAATGTGCAAAGCATGCTCAAACTTGGCCGTGCACAAGGTGTTGCCATGGCCGCAGCCATAGCACGAGACGTTCCCATTTTTGAATACGCTCCGTTGAAAATAAAAATGTCCATTACCGGAAATGGGCGTGCGGCAAAAGAACAGGTGGCCTACATGTTGCAAAAGATTCTGCAGATCCCTGACGCGAACATGCTTCCTCAGCTGGATGCCACGGACGGTCTGGCTGCAGCCATGTGCCACTATTACCAGTCTTTGGGTGTTCAATCCGATGGTCTTAAATACAAGAACTGGAAAGATTTTGCAGAACGTAATCAGACAAAAATAAGAAAATAA